One Triticum dicoccoides isolate Atlit2015 ecotype Zavitan chromosome 5B, WEW_v2.0, whole genome shotgun sequence genomic window carries:
- the LOC119309699 gene encoding probable CCR4-associated factor 1 homolog 7: MATPTVEKPDGVEIREVWAENLEAEFAVIREIVDDYPYVAMDTEFPGVVCRPLGTFKSNADFNYATLKANVDMLKLIQLGLTFSDERGGLPALGPDGRPCVWQFNFRGFDPRTDVAAADSIDLLRRSGIDFARHATEGADSRRFAELLMSSGVVLNAEIHWVTFHSGYDFGYLLKLLTGSNLPDTSSGFFDLIRIYFPVIYDIKHLMRFCNSLHGGLNKLAELLDVERVGICHQAGSDSLLTALSFNKLKESYFGGLTEKYAGVLYGLGTEGGETTSVH; this comes from the coding sequence ATGGCGACGCCGACCGTAGAGAAGCCCGACGGGGTGGAGATCCGCGAGGTGTGGGCGGAGAACCTCGAGGCCGAGTTCGCCGTGATCCGGGAGATCGTCGACGACTACCCCTACGTCGCCATGGACACCGAGTTCCCCGGCGTCGTCTGCCGCCCGCTCGGCACCTTCAAGTCCAACGCCGACTTCAACTACGCCACGCTCAAGGCCAACGTCGACATGCTCAAGCTCATCCAGCTCGGCCTCACCTTCTCCGACGAGCGCGGCGGCCTCCCCGCCCTCGGCCCGGACGGCCGCCCCTGCGTCTGGCAGTTCAACTTCCGGGGCTTCGACCCGCGCACCGACGTCGCCGCCGCGGACTCCATCGACCTGCTGCGTCGCAGCGGGATCGACTTCGCCCGCCACGCCACCGAGGGGGCCGACTCGCGCCGCTTCGCCGAGCTGCTCATGTCCTCCGGCGTCGTCCTCAACGCCGAGATCCACTGGGTCACCTTCCACAGCGGCTACGACTTCGGCTACTTGCTCAAGCTGCTCACCGGCTCCAACCTGCCGGACACCAGCTCCGGATTCTTCGACCTCATCAGGATTTACTTCCCCGTGATCTACGACATCAAACACTTGATGAGATTCTGCAATAGCCTCCACGGCGGGCTGAACAAGCTCGCTGAGCTGCTCGACGTCGAGCGGGTCGGGATCTGCCATCAGGCAGGCTCCGATTCTCTGCTCACCGCGCTCTCCTTCAACAAGCTCAAGGAGTCGTACTTCGGCGGATTAACTGAGAAATATGCTGGTGTGTTGTATGGTCTAGGCACAGAGGGCGGGGAAACCACCTCTGTTCACTGA